The genomic segment AAGAAGGCTGCAGAGAGTGCTAAACGTCTGTTGGTCTCATTGCTCATATGCGTGGGTTATGCTAGACTGCTCCGACTTCGAAGGGAAGACAGGAGGGTAACAGGTTGGCTAACACAAAGCAGCAGCGAAAGCGAATCCGCGTAGCGCAGCGGCAGCGCTTGGAGAATCTTAGATACAAGTCGTCCATCAAGACTTACTTCAAACGTCTGAGAACTTCTATAGCTGCTGGCGATTCCGCCGCCGTGGCGCAAGTAGCGAGAAAGCTCGTCTCCACTATTGACAAGGCTGCAGCTCGTAAGGCGATCCACAAGAACAATGCGGCTCGCAAGAAATCGAAAGTGGCGCGCCTGCTTGCTCAGCTGAAAACCTCTTAGCTCTCGCTGCTTAGCCCTAGCTGCTTCCCAATCCAAGCATACTGCCCAGGCACCGCTCAAGCTCGATCTCGGCCGGCAGCGGGCTAGATCCTTTTATTCTTGTCTCGGCCTCTGCTAAGGCAGCAAGCCGAGTTCGGATACCGCTTGTCCCCAAGCTACGCGCTTGGTCAAGCAGCTTGCGTAATCGGAATGGATGCAGCCCAAGCTCGGACTGCAGAGTCTTCTCATCAACTCCAGCCTCGCTCCGCGCCGCTACCTTGGCTAGTGTTTCAAAATGCCGCGTTAGAGCACCGAGGATGTCTGCCGGCTCTATGTCGGACAAGAGAAGTTCGCGCGCTACCGCGAAA from the Thermoleophilia bacterium genome contains:
- the rpsT gene encoding 30S ribosomal protein S20; the encoded protein is MANTKQQRKRIRVAQRQRLENLRYKSSIKTYFKRLRTSIAAGDSAAVAQVARKLVSTIDKAAARKAIHKNNAARKKSKVARLLAQLKTS